The genomic region AGGAGATTTCACCTGTTTGTTTCcgatgtgaaaataaaagtgctttCTGTGATTATTCTTTCTTTGTTCTGTCGGTTTTTGTTGCAGACGGTTCATAtgctgcctctctgctgctgcaggttgaATGAGCGCAGTGCCTGCATCAAGCTCACCTGAATACACACCTAGACTTCCTCTTacagatttcaaaataaaagccaaaaacTGTCCTTTATTTCCATTATATGTTctttattagattttattaatcacagtgtgacatatttatataatagaAAGTGGACGAATAAAaagtttgttcatttattttttcatcaaaTCATTTTACTAACAGTtgatgatgaaagtgaagaAATCAGACAAattaatgttcagtgtttgagtCTGAGACAGATCTgcttcacagtgtttctgtccaCAAGAGACTCTCACACCTACACAGTACACAAAGACATTGAACCAGATATTATCCTGAACCCAgcataaagaggttcagtgaatgtggtgttgaaggtgtggaggtggatcagtttgtcagaggagactctgtagaaggacagagtcccagcaggacagtccacatacactgatactctgttagagacagaggaggagatggctGTAAACCTGTTATTGTGACGGACAGAATAACCATCATCTTCAGAGTGGAACAGAGTCCAGGACTTATCATTTCCTCCAAACCAACAGTCAGGAATATGTCCTTTCTTTCTGATGCTTCTGTAACTCACGGATACTAAAACCCTTCCCgtccactcgacctcccagtaacacCGACCAGTCAGAGCATTTCTACACAGCACCTGACACCAGTactcaaatctgtctggatgatcaggatatggCTGTTGCACCTTCAACCTTGTCgccttcctgttgttgtcagacagttgtaggtatctgtgtgctgtgtttgggTCCAGTTCCAGTTCACAGGCATCTGATGGAGAGAATATACAGATGCAGTTTCTCATCTGCTGATTTATCAACAACTTTACTGAAATTAAATCATTCACAGTGACATTTCAGATTCAACTGGGAATAATGTTTGCCTCCATTTCAAGTGAAATTCAACAATCCAGGTAGAACAACATCAACAGTTATTGAACATGAGAGTCAAGATGTCAGCaatgttctgctttgtttctgctgtggagCCAAGGATGACGGATCCACATCAAGAACCACATGGACTGAAGAAAGTCTCACTAAGAAAACTGGAACATCATCTTCCACTGCAGTACCAACAACCATCACCTTTCTAAAACTCTTCTTAGCGCCACCAAAGAGCTCGCATTTAGCACCAAGTTCACACCTTTGCTCATCAAACCTTAAAGTGTCATCTGCTACATAACGTTTCCCAACAGTCTGGATTTTTAGTCCAAAGGCTCCAAAAAGCTGAACTCAGTGTTCCTGAATATCCAGTCAGAGGGCTGCGGCTCCACAAATGGCTTTTAAGCTGCTTTTCATTGACCAGGGGCCACATGTAACaaactctgtgtgtatgtatggtCCCTGTGGCCCCAGGTCTCCCATTCAGGGAGGAACTGGAAGGTAAATATAGCTCCACTCACTTTACTCAACTGTTgtgctttgttgtgtttctgaccTGGAGATTTTTCAACACTGAACCTTAACCCATCCAGAGAAGAAACCTGAAGCTACTTCAACACAACTTCTAACAGTCCAAGCTGTGAAGTACCAGTTTACCAGCAGCACCTGAAGGCAACACAACTATTCTCTAATATCAGTGAGAGTCAAAGGAGGCAGAAACAACCAAGTTCGCTTTGTGTTGGCTCCATTGTTCAGAAGTGTTGATGAGTTATTTAGATCACTGTgttcactttgttgtgtttgtagatTTTAAATGGATTGATTGAATTCTAACATCTTTTTAGACACACTAAACTATGGAGAAATTAATCTTTGAACTTTAGTCAAGAAAATGTCCAAATCTAGTGGAACATGTGCAGCTGTGTTCTCATGGATCAAacttcaaacacactcacacttcctCAGACCAGGTTTCAGTCTCTGCAGTCCACCATGGTCCAACCTGGAGGAAGAGACAAAGTTAGAATCAGCTTCATTCACCCTCACTCATATCCACCATGAAACGTGAAGTAGAGTTCCTCAGTTagtcagaaagacagagaaacagtggTAGAGCAGCTGTAGTCTGCCCATACATGAGAGTGTCCAGGCTCCAGTGTGGATCCTTcagtccagcagagagcagcttgACTCCcgagtctcctggatgattgtagctcaggtctagctctctcagatgggaggggttggagctcagagctgaggccagagaagcacagccttcctctgtgattagacagcctgacagtctgacacacacacacacacacacacacacacacacacgtacgttGAAGAGCTTGTAGATGTAGATATTTTTGCACTACTGCCAGTTTGAGTCTTACTTCGCTGCAGggttcaataaatgtttagtTAACAAGTCAGTTATTTCTGCTCAGTTCACAGCTGAACACAGTAGATCacattgtttgcttttcttgGGTAATATTGTTAATTATCTTGTATCAGTGAACATCTTCAACACAATATAACTTCCAGTGAATTAaatagaagataaaaaaaaaacccaaatatatgtaatatatttcaTCTGTCAAATGAATTGGTACATAAAGCTAAATCCCAACCTGAGAATTTCCAGTATacagtgttgtttctttagtccagcagacagcagcttcactcctgaatcctgcaggtcattgttactcaggtccagttctctcagtcTAGAGGACTGgcagctgagaactgaggacagagcttcaatgcttctctctgagaggttacagccactcagtctaaAGAGAAAccagcagaacaaaaaaaaccaaGATTAAAATTTTCTGATTGAAGTAAAAGATAAATAGAACCTGGAAATGTTCTGTATTCTCCTACAGAGCTTTGTTGGAGGCTTTGACCACTGGCAACAGCCTCGGTagagcctcctctgaagcagagtatttcttcaggtcaaacacgtccagatctttttctgatgacagtaagatgaagaccagagctgaccactgaaCAGGAGacagtttatctgtggagagacttcctgagtccaggtactgttggatctcctccactagagaacgatcatttagttcattcagacagtggaacaggttgatgcttttctctgctgagggagtctctctgatcttcatcttgaTGTACTCAGTTGTTTCCTCAGTGTTCTGTGAtctactttctttctttgtctgcagacctcgtaggagagtctgattggtctgcagtgaaagaccaaggagaaagcggagaaacaagtccaggtgtccatttggactctgtacggccttgtccacagcactctggtggagaagttttagttcaggtcCAAACAGACTGAACCAAGTtgactgttgttcagacagcagattgactccagagttgatgaaggtcagatggacatgaagagcagccagaaactcctgaacactcagatggacaaAGCAcaacaccttgtcctggtacagtcctctctcctctttaaagatctgtgtgaacactcctgagtacactgaggctgctctgatatcgatgccacactctgtcaggtctgattcatagaagatcaggtttcctttctgcagctgctcaaaagccagttttcccagagactcaatcatcttcctgctctctggactccagtgtggatctgtctcagctccaccatcatacttgatgttcttcactttggactgaaccaccaggaagtggatgtacatctcagtcagggtcttgggcagctctcctccctctctggttttcaacatatcctccagaactgtagcagtgatccagcagaagactgggatgtgacacatgatgtggaggcttcgtgatgtcttgatgtgggagatgattcttctggcctgctcctcatctctgaacctcttcctgaagtactcctccttctgtgggtcagtgaaccctctggcctctgtcaccatgtcaacacactcaggagggatctgattggctgctgcaggtcgtgtggttatccagaggcgagcagagggaagcaggttccccctgatcaggtttgtcagcagcacatccactgaggtggactcaGTGACATCggtcaggatctgattgttgtggaagtccagaggaagtcgacactcatccagaccgtccaagatgaacacaacctggaactcttcaaacctgcagattcctgcttctttggtttcagtaaagaagtgatgaacaagttccaccaagctgaactttttctctttcagcacattcagctctctgaaagtcaatggaaatgtgaactgtatgtcctggttggctttgtcttcagcccagtccagagtgaacttctgtgttaagactgttttcccaataccagccactccctttgtcatcactgttcttgtttcctctcttccaggtgagcctttaaagatgtcttcttgtctgatggttgtttctggtctgtctggtttcctggatgctgtttcaatctgtctgacctcatgttcattattgacctctccagtccctccctctgtgatgtagagctctgtgtagatctggttcagaagggttgggtttcctgctttagcaatcccctcaaacacacactggaacttcttcttcagattagacCTCAGTTTTTgtccacacactgcagcaggagttTCTGAATGAAGGAAGAAGAATCGAAATCAGTGAGTGGATCcttcagaaaaacagagaatctcaacattttattgtgtctctcgagtttttcttcctccatcaGCCTGATCATCAGTGGAGGACAAAGTCTCTGATCTGATACAGATGTGTGCAGCTTATTTACAGCAGACTTTTTAAATGGAAACCTCTCTCCTGCtgtttccatttcctctttCCATCATGTTCAATCTGTTCAAAtgctcttactgctctgcagacagtcagccagctcctcctgcttcattctcctcaggaagttcagtgtgatcttcacaaatgcctctctgctgctcctcctctgctcttcatcctcaccatccaacacctcctcatcctccctctgactctctaagcattgtgggtaatctggacaAAGGaccttctggatcttcttcagctcgttcttcacaaaagtgacaatgttctcctccagcagctggaacagaatgagaagtgaacatttcatttaaactggTAGAAGACAACATGTGATTCATGTGTCAGTCTGAAGACCTGCTGATCTGAACAGAGCAGCATGGACTCTGTTAGGACCTGAATGGTTGGTTAGTACTCAATGTGGGTTTTATGTAGTTCATAGTTAAAGTGTGATTGTACATGTACAGACCATAAACACAGAGTCCAGGTCTGGttgatgctgctgggcagactgatccctgtgaacctctgagctctgctgctgaactctgaTGAGAAGAAATATCAACTTTAAAGAAAAGTAGTTGATAAatagaagttttttttttttttccataactCACAGATTTTGTTAAAGTGAGAATTTGACATAATTAAGTCCTGGAAATGGGGCTAGGCAAAGAAGTTATTCTCTGACAGATGAACAGGCTGGAAAGTATGAGCCCTATAAATTAAGATATTCTATACTGTCAACCACAGGGTGCAGAAATGATTCAGAAAGTACCAAGAACACGTGAATTTACTCACTAGAGAGAAATGTGTCAATAATGAGCTGATTGTGCTTTTTCACCTCACAAGTTCACTCAGTATGAAGTTGAACACCACAGAATATTGGAGATCCCAGACCTTAATCTGATCCGCCACAGTAACTTCAACCTCAGagtcatgttgtgtttttctccaaaATATGAGAATAAGCTGTTGGACTAAATCATGGGAATCTTTTCTTTCATGTTCAAATCCAGATCTGTCAGGACCTCAGTACCATCGACCTCAGGAAGCATCAGGAGCCTCAGAGAATCTTTAACAGTGGTTTtagagaaacagctgtttggTCAAATATTCAGGACTCTGGTCTGGTTTAAAGCCTGAAAGAGGTTTTTGGTTTACATGTTGCGATTCCTGCATCTTCTCCTTTcagttgcttttctttttgtttccccccagtgttttcacctgttctctAGCCacgtcctcttcctccactctcctcgaatgtttagtttttcctgggggggggggcgtaACAGAAAATAACTGAGAAGCACTGCCTTAGATGcagaaggtttggggttcaaacACCGTCACccacaccaggtgtgtccttgagcaagacactccatgCTAGCTCCCTAGGCTGGTACATCCGAGTGTTGTGACGACGAAATAAGGATCTCCTGCATTTCAAGGCATCTGTAGCTTGTACACTAATAAATGCAGGCACCATTGAGACAAGCACAAGAGGAAGACCCAGCGTTACTCCACCTCCTTTGAAGCTCAGAGCAGTTTCCAAGACACCCCCTGAGATCAGGTTTGGCCCTGGAAACCACTGGTCCCAGCTCATGGAAGTGAAAAATGCAAAGAGGTGCCATGATGCTGCATGCATAAGAAAGACCAAAATACATCTGCAAGCGCTGTCTTGTGCCCTCGTGCTTTGGCAATTTTTATACAAGATAGGCTTAGTGAAATGATGCACAACTCAGTAAACCAGAATATGCAACTGAATTCCATTTAAATTGTGTAGCTGTTGAGCTGTTATATTTTTGATAGAATATGTTCAAGGATGGAGAGTTTAGTGATTGTGAAATGTGTTGAGCAGTGTTAGAACGCgtacaaaaaattataaacaGTAGTAACAAAatttcaaaaataatttcttgCTTTGAGATataatttctttctgtttttattgacaggtgaagaaaaagttcagtttttgtttattttttatgccCAAAGGGTAATAAAAGCACTGAGAAAAGAAATCCTGACTATGGCTTtcataattcatgcatgaaattaattttgttgtttCGTTTTAAAGAGTTAATGTTAAAGGGAAGAAACTGGAAGATGTAAATGGATGACGTATGTCAAATACATCTATCGCTGCTTCCTCTTCTTGAAGTACAACTAGCATTACTTACTGCCGGTGATATTGTGTTGctcattttctgttgtgtgtgttttccagtcaCTCACCACTGCTGAACGAAGACACCAACCAAACACTACAGTGAAGTTGTCTCTGTCTTCAATGTcatgcacaacacacatttGTGACTTGTTGACTTTAGTTGGAGACTGATTTAATTTCTGCATATGATGTTATGCTGTAATATTTGTTATAAACATACACTGTATAGATTACTGAGTTGTAATCAACAactatttcatttttgtttagttttgttttgtttagttttgttttgtttttcattttttaaatgttcatttcattCAGTAAGATCACGGTTTTCCCACTTTTCATTTACTGCAATCTAGTATACAATAATCTACTGTTAaaatcatttacagtacatgtacaataaatgtaaaatactggctgccagtattttaCTCTTATTTAACAGTgaagtttaattcagttttatttataaagcaccaaatcacaacaacagtctcaaagcactttacagtgaaaAGTTTAAgactttagaaaataaaactgtaaaaggaATCATGTCGAAAACAAACAATTTCTGTTCAGTTTGAAATTCTTACCTTGTGTCAACAGGTTGTTGATGATCTTTAAAGTTAATAGGTGACTTTCTAGACCAGTCACTCTTCATGGAGACCCAGCTGGGTTCAGGAGAGTCTGGTCTCCGCTGCAGCAtcctgatacaaaccaacaagtgacaaatgaaaagtagtttgaagctGCCACTGGACTCTTGGAGTTTTGAAGAGGACGTGAACACTGTACAAATTGTAGCTCTAAGTCATAATATATTTATGATCCCACAAAGGGCCCCCTGGACCAGACGAGGCTCTACGCAGCCGTCTGTGAGTCCTAATGGAGGAGCGGCCATGtttaacaaagaaacacaaaccaggaagaagaagaacgagCAAAcgcacaaaataaaacatcagcacaaTTTGATTCTTCATCATGTTcgactgtaaaaataataatttatctaattaatcatcttttttttcttctgcttcactgattttaaatgaagttaaaGCAAACTACAGactttaaatgtcacagttcTTCCTCCTCTATGTTACAGGAAACCACatgagtcacacacagacagagagtctACGTCACACTAGAACCAAAAAGGGAACAAGTTGAACAGAGTTTAAATAAGTTTTGGTGTTCGCAGAGCTTTTAGGCTCAATTCACTTCCACAGAGTCAGACTCATTAatgacaacaggaagtgaagaacaGTGGAACAAACTGTTTTCACCAAAATTAGTGAAATTATTGGACTAAACAGAATCAGTTTTGATCCAGAGTTGAAAAGGAAGACACTGGATTCTTAGTTTGACCTACTGATCAGTGATGAATTGAggaaataaactgaattcaCAAAGTTCctgtaaatggaaaaactgTAAAAGGAATCATGTAGAAAACCGAACAA from Anabas testudineus chromosome 18, fAnaTes1.2, whole genome shotgun sequence harbors:
- the LOC113168147 gene encoding NLR family CARD domain-containing protein 3-like, producing the protein METPPKFNVKPPVKRRMKQQRPDSPEPNCVSMKSDGSMEPPSKRRMKQQRPDSPEPSWVSMKSDWSRKSPINFKDHQQPVDRRVQQQSSEVHRDQSAQQHQPDLDSVFMLLEENIVTFVKNELKKIQKVLCPDYPQCLESQREDEEVLDGEDEEQRRSSREAFVKITLNFLRRMKQEELADCLQSKTPAAVCGQKLRSNLKKKFQCVFEGIAKAGNPTLLNQIYTELYITEGGTGEVNNEHEVRQIETASRKPDRPETTIRQEDIFKGSPGREETRTVMTKGVAGIGKTVLTQKFTLDWAEDKANQDIQFTFPLTFRELNVLKEKKFSLVELVHHFFTETKEAGICRFEEFQVVFILDGLDECRLPLDFHNNQILTDVTESTSVDVLLTNLIRGNLLPSARLWITTRPAAANQIPPECVDMVTEARGFTDPQKEEYFRKRFRDEEQARRIISHIKTSRSLHIMCHIPVFCWITATVLEDMLKTREGGELPKTLTEMYIHFLVVQSKVKNIKYDGGAETDPHWSPESRKMIESLGKLAFEQLQKGNLIFYESDLTECGIDIRAASVYSGVFTQIFKEERGLYQDKVLCFVHLSVQEFLAALHVHLTFINSGVNLLSEQQSTWFSLFGPELKLLHQSAVDKAVQSPNGHLDLFLRFLLGLSLQTNQTLLRGLQTKKESRSQNTEETTEYIKMKIRETPSAEKSINLFHCLNELNDRSLVEEIQQYLDSGSLSTDKLSPVQWSALVFILLSSEKDLDVFDLKKYSASEEALPRLLPVVKASNKALLSGCNLSERSIEALSSVLSCQSSRLRELDLSNNDLQDSGVKLLSAGLKKQHCILEILRLSGCLITEEGCASLASALSSNPSHLRELDLSYNHPGDSGVKLLSAGLKDPHWSLDTLMLDHGGLQRLKPGLRKYACELELDPNTAHRYLQLSDNNRKATRLKVQQPYPDHPDRFEYWCQVLCRNALTGRCYWEVEWTGRVLVSVSYRSIRKKGHIPDCWFGGNDKSWTLFHSEDDGYSVRHNNRFTAISSSVSNRVSVYVDCPAGTLSFYRVSSDKLIHLHTFNTTFTEPLYAGFRIISGSMSLCTV